A genome region from Blautia coccoides includes the following:
- a CDS encoding inorganic pyrophosphatase, translating into MENNKKDILHKPVEVVIDRPMGSFHPEHKDLYYPVNYGYVEGILGGDQEEQDVYFLGIDKPVKRAEGIIIAVIHRKNDVEDKWVAAPKGMKFSRREIEKSVHFQEKYFEYEILM; encoded by the coding sequence ATGGAAAATAATAAAAAAGATATTCTGCATAAGCCTGTCGAAGTGGTCATAGACAGACCGATGGGCAGTTTTCATCCCGAACATAAAGATTTATATTATCCGGTTAATTACGGCTATGTGGAAGGGATTCTAGGCGGTGATCAGGAGGAACAGGATGTGTATTTTCTGGGAATAGACAAGCCGGTTAAGCGCGCAGAAGGCATTATAATTGCTGTTATTCATCGGAAAAATGATGTGGAAGATAAATGGGTGGCAGCTCCCAAAGGCATGAAATTCAGCCGCCGGGAAATAGAAAAATCCGTGCATTTTCAGGAGAAATATTTTGAATATGAGATACTTATGTAG